A section of the Pygocentrus nattereri isolate fPygNat1 chromosome 18, fPygNat1.pri, whole genome shotgun sequence genome encodes:
- the LOC108435147 gene encoding ankyrin repeat and LEM domain-containing protein 2: MEEVLSRLQTLTPDELRVEITRAGLKCGPITATTRGIFEKKLARTLLENQGDGDRPEVAIGDQGTRSSEQTQPPTAIPEVTNLEKDDLDTSTQSLEDVSQQASPESPSVFYGVLPPLDDPLLNEGACHVYTDKQKALRAVTKMKGARFKAFSSREEAENFAKGISDGGLSPNKPSAETSHIISPAEKSVSLEMANVEKPNEFRSPRTQDLTAKLRRAVEKGDEEAFKELVWSNPRYLIGSGDNPTIVQEGCRYNVLHVAAKENQPGMARLILETLESPEFMRLMYPDDQEAMLWQRIDYIVDLYLNTPDKASNETPLHFACKFGCTEVVNVLCSHPAIDKNCRNKYGQKPSSVICERKNKSKETKQKINDYLEDRFFVPLLRATDNTLNPVISMPWAPGSPECSDLSLSSGLVDDPKNPMMTIRAFAGPLNRLKAEEFHKLWKTPPRNRARYFHDILKSDPDRGAERVGRELAHEMRYPWAEYWDFLNCFTDLSADAGLNMLEEYLNKNKKGAAFTGHGKESSYISGTFLDSPSGMSHDSGTDENSNRSFLKKYPVCDLLQDFERVSLSQASENTADSGLGCLAGSRELSSVRGREWSEDDDSSSEEYYTADEGTDTLCQEDGSRGHHLPACGILARPSPWRHGEWDLNSSGSSNSSYKSTLSIPEETRMTEDLWVNVFLTGESPSKLDNEVLLAISGMNIEEQLYPCITKWKNTVLSYPESQRQRWPNVALMNRYPESKTSTPHRLTRSWLTGSPSFLNMKQFIPGPCMYNSTTSKTSTSS; this comes from the exons ATGGAGGAGGTCCTGAGCAGGCTGCAAACTCTGACTCCAGACGAGCTTCGTGTGGAGATCACACGGGCAGGGCTGAAGTGTGGGCCTATAACAGCTACTACCAGGGGCATTTTTGAGAAGAAGTTGGCCCGGACCCTTCTGGAAAATCAAGGAGATGGCGACAGGCCAGAGGTGGCCATTGGAGATCAAGGCACACGCTCTTCGGAACAGACTCAGCCTCCGACTGCTATCCCAGAAGTGACAAATCTGGAGAAAGATGATTTGGATACTTCAACCCAAAGCTTGGAGGATGTGAGTCAGCAGGCTTCTCCAGAGTCACCCTCAGTCTTTTATGGAGTCTTGCCTCCTTTGGATGATCCACTTCTTAATGAGG GTGCCTGCCATGTATATACTGACAAGCAGAAAGCTCTGAGGGCAGTGACGAAGATGAAAGGAGCGAGGTTCAAAGCTTTCTCCAGCAGAGAGGAGGCTGAGAACTTTGCTAAGGGCATAAGTGATGGTGGTCTGtctcccaacaaaccctcagcAGAAACGTCCCACATTATATCTCCTGCAG AAAAATCCGTCAGTCTAGAAATGGCAAATGTGGAGAAACCAAATGAGTTCAGAAGCCCACGTACACAAGACCTGACAGCAAAACTTCGGAGAGCTGTGGAGAAAGGAGATGAAGAGGCCTTCAAAGAGCTTGTGTGGAGTAACCCAAGATATCTTATTGGCTCTGGAGACAACCCAACCATTGTGCAG GAAGGGTGTAGATACAATGTGCTTCATGTAGCAGCAAAAGAGAACCAACCAGGGATGGCGCGGCTCATCTTAGAGACCCTGGAGAGTCCAGAGTTCATGCGCCTCATGTATCCTGATGATCAGGAAGCCATGCTGTGGCAAAGAATTGACTACATCGTGGACCTGTACCTCAACACACCTGATAAAGCG AGCAATGAGACTCCTCTTCACTTTGCCTGTAAATTCGGTTGCACAGAAGTAGTGAATGTGCTTTGCTCACATCCAGCCATCGATAAGAACTGTAGAAACAAGTATGGACAGAAACCTTCAAGC GTGATATGTGAGAGGAAAAACAAGTCTAAAGAAACTAAACAGAAGATCAATGACTATTTGGAGG ATCGTTTCTTTGTGCCTTTGCTGAGGGCTACAGACAACACTCTTAACCCTGTCATCAGTATGCCGTGGGCCCCAGGTTCCCCTGAATGCTCCGATCTATCACTTAGCTCTGGGCTTGTTGACGATCCCAAAAACCCAATGATGACTATTAGGGCATTTGCAGGCCCTCTAAATAGATTGAAG GCAGAGGAGTTTCACAAGTTGTGGAAAACACCACCACGCAACCGAGCCAGATATTTCCATGACATTTTAAAATCGGACCCAGATCGAGGAGCGGAGAGAGTGGGAAG GGAATTGGCACATGAGATGAGGTACCCCTGGGCTGAATACTGGGACTTCCTCAATTGCTTCACTGACCTCTCTGCAGATGCTGGTTTGAATATGTTGGAGGAGTATttgaacaagaacaagaaaggTGCTGCATTCACAG GACATGGAAAAGAATCCAGTTATATCTCTGGGACATTCCTCGACAGTCCGTCTGGGATGTCACATGACAGCGGGACTGACGAAAACAGTAACCGATCTTTCCTTAAGAAGTATCCTGTATGTGACCTGCTGCAGGATTTTGAGAGGGTTTCCCTCAGCCAGGCTTCTGAGAATACAGCAGATTCTGGATTGGGTTGCCTTGCTGGCTCTAGAGAACTGAGCTctgtgagagggagggagtggtCAGAGGATGATGATTCCAGCTCAGAAGAGTACTACACAGCAGATGAGGGTACAGATACCCTCTGCCAGGAAGATGGAAGTAGAGGGCATCACTTGCCAGCATGTGGAATCCTGGCTCGTCCCAGTCCCTGGAGGCACGGAGAGTGGGATTTAAACAGCTCCGGGTCGTCTAACTCTTCATACAAATCAACTCTCAGTATACCTGAAGAAACAAGAATGACAGAGGACCTTTGGGTAAACGTTTTTCTAACAGG TGAATCTCCCTCCAAGCTGGACAACGAGGTCTTGTTAGCAATATCTGGAATGAACATCGAAGAGCAGCTCTATCCCTGCATTACCAAGTGGAAGAACACTGTTTTGTCTTATCCTGAATCTCAAAGACAGAG gTGGCCGAATGTGGCATTGATGAACAGATACCCAGAGAGCAAGACGTCGACCCCCCACAGGCTAACGCGCAGCTGGCTAACAGGATCACCCAGCTTTCTAAACATGAAGCAGTTCATCCCTGGACCATGCATGTACAACAGCACAACCAGCAAAACCTCCACAAGCAGTTAA